GGTTTACGTTTGTCATCGTGTGTGTACAGTTTCAGAGACGGCAGCAGATTTGCATATCattccagtttattacaacttggctCGTATTTAGTATTTTAAACAGTTCTGATAAGATTTAACTTCGAAGATGTGGAGCTCGGTTTCAGGACTTGTTCCTCAGTGTTACCACTGATAAGGTGTTGCAGATGTTTTCTGATGAAGGAGACGTACTCAACACATTCGTTAGCGCTCCAGCTGCGTGTGCtaagaaacagagaaagtacTCTCATCAGAAAACAAGAGCCACgttgtaataaaccagaattattCTTTAGTCTTTAGGAACAAGGATCATGTTGAGATTTAAAGTTCATTGTTGACCATAATGAGAAGAATAAACTTTATATGCGTCTCAGCTTCTCAGCCAACATGGACGAGACCATGTGATGCAATTAGAAGGTCTAGAAAAGCTACTGAGTGGAGTACAGGGTGTAGTTTAGTCAATGGTTATGTTGCTGTTAGAGCTTATTGGTGGTGATGGATGTTCATAAATCGTAAATCAATCAAGAGAGAGTACTTTATCATTGGGGGTTCTCTTCCAGCTAAAGATACTGTAGTGTGGGTTCACCCCACCTCTGTGATGGCCTcaggtttttcagttttattcccagtcccaattttttttttgtctttgatttactgaataaaaacaagctGTTTGTTCTTCAGACATTCCAAACGTCACTGTAAACCTGCTTTCGTCGGTGTGTTAACCTACTGTTAAACTGCCTTAATAACTTTTTGTGTCCGATCATCTCGGTTcaaagatgtttgtgtttatcctAAAAACACTGATCGTTTTGATTATGAAGACTGATAAACCGTGTCTTTGTTGAACTGTTCCGTgctctttttaaaatctgaatgcattaagaaataaatagaataaaatgtgattttttttaaatttttttttatagcagtCAGCTTGAAGCTTCGTCTGGAGTCTCTTGGTCCCTAAACTTCAAACGCTTACACAATTACAAGGCTACActggaatgtttttctttttttcttttctttttctccctttttctttttaatacacTGGGGAGCAGGAGCCTTAAAATAGTCCCTAAAAGCCCTTTAATTCCATAAATAGTCTGCTGGCTGATGGTAGGCTGCACTCACTGATCCTGGATTTCTGTCAAAcctgagaagaagaaagttaatTATTTTTAGCCACTCTATTTATTGTGCtatttctctaaaaaaaaaggacaacttTTTTGTCTCCCATATACCTTCCTTCTTGTATTATGCATCTATTCCATCTGCTCATTTTAGCCACTAGAGGGAGCTGTGAACAAGATTCATGAAGCCATAGGCTCAGTAATGGGGAAACCTCAGTCCTCATACCTACTCATTCTTGTTAATTCTTAATTATTCTGAATGCAGTTACTGGAGTTAATCTTTGTTTGTGTACCTGGACTACTTTCAGTATTTACTTATCATTAAAGTCTTCAATATGGAAAGATTTCCAgcagcctctgctctctgagAGGTGAGCGGTCTATTTGAGGCCCCATTGATTTGAGGTGGATCTTCTCTGAGCTTCATGTTTCACCAGCCGTTTGTCCAGGACTTGGGACGTCAGagtaaaaagagacagaggggaaaaaaaagctggtgtGTGGGGGAGGAGTGGAGTTTGACATAAAAAGCCAGCTGCACGtgttgcacacacagacacacacacacacacacacgacccgGCCAAGGTCCAGTACACCTACAGCATGTGCACATAGTCACACAGAAATACGTGGGCACTAAAAGCTGAGTGAGGGCCTGGACTTGCAAATCAGCACCTGGACTGAAGctcatttgaaaacatttaaattattcaaACCTCTGAAAAGCAGTGACTTCAATTCACCCTGCAGAAAGCCTGCAGCCGTGCTAGCAGCTCTGAGAGGTTACACACTAGAAACCTTGCTAATGTTAGCAGGTTAGCATGGCCACTGTTGTCATTGGCATGTTAGCATactagcattaaaaaaaatcatagttttgttttgtatgtccACATACTGATTTGTGGCATATTACATTTAAACTGTCACAGAATATTTGgctgctaacatgctaacatttagcTAAGGACTTGCtatttaataacaaaaataacattttgcatgttattgtatgttgctgttgtttttataacTTCATGTATGTAAAAGTCATCAGTATTTTCTGACTGTGTATCAAATTGTTGGATATAAAAACGAATGCAtcattcaaaacaaaacttttccaGCTGTGCTGCTAGCTTGGCTAAATAGACAAAAATCAAATTGCCACATCTCAACAAGACTCAACCCATAACAAACTTCTACACAGTAAAATGAGTTCAGAGCCACAAACAGTTCTCTGTATAATTTATTCAAGAAAACTCAAATCATCCATATTATTAGTGCTATTTGATACATCAATTAACATAATAGTGGAGGGGTTTCACCATCTCAGCATTAACAGACACCGAGTACTATCATTTACTGCCACTTCTAGTAATTCATAATTTAAGTGCCTGTGTGAATAATGTATTAGTGTCGTTCTTCAGTCACCCCTGAGGACTTCACTAGGTAAAATACAGTAGTCTGTAAGTCTAACATTCACATACTGAACACTGCTTTTAACAAATGGTAGATTCAAGTCCGGCAGCCGCAGTCTGGAGAGAGCGAGGGGACGAAATCTGTTTCAACGATGGTTCTTCTCACTGACCGAGTGACACGAATACTGTACTGAGGTAGAAACATCGCTTTAACACTGGACGCATCATCATCTGATGAATCTCTCAGACAATTCTTCAGAAAGCTCTGCCTTAAACCTGAAATAATACAGTACTGCAGGACTGACCCTTAAAGGAACATTTTGAGGAGTTTAAAGAAGCTTTAAAGTGCACTATAACAGCATGATTAGAACAACCACTCAGTATGGTCCTACTCATTCCAGTGTCGTACATCACAAACAACTCAGCTTCTGTCTCGACTCACTCCGTCTTGTGCAAGCGAACGCATAGAAACACAAGTAAAATGTGCAGATATGAGCAGAACTCATACAGTGGTGGTCGTAAAATTTCTGAGATTAGACAGTGACAGACATGAGTAAATGTGACACACGAGTAAGACCTTGCCATTTAAGATAAAACTCCCTCTAAGAAAGAAAGCATGATGACAAAATTGCAGAGGACGTGACAGAATAACATGATAACACACAAACGAAACACACATTCTCCTATTCGATTCTCATCTGAGCTCTGACAGTCACGGTCAATTTTCAGTGTGCAAATTCATTCAGAACTGAGGACTTATTTATTTGATAAATCTCAACTGAAATCCTGTTTCCTCAGGTTCGGGAACGCAGCAGGACTAACTGTGCACACTTCAGCAGATGGGGGTCTAGAATCACGGTTGGtcccaccacttttttttttgtttttgttttaaatgaacacaGGAGACACTGAGAACTGTTTCGTCCAACTACATGAATCTATGAAGGCTGTGGACCATGTAATGCCCACTCAATGTACCTGTTTTCTTTTCGACCAGGACCGTTAGCTTATCAGGCTAACGTAACAAATTTGCTACGCTCACTCtctttcccccttctctctctgaacATTGTGACAAACATGGATGCAGACAGATGGTacagtgagagaagaaaagcCTTTAAAAGAGAATTTGTTAATAAATTGAATTTGTGACAACCAAACCTGAACCTGGCCCCTGAGTCGTAAGCTTTACGCAGTGAAACAGGGCCCGAAGAGTTCGGGTCAGGCAGCGAGAATTCTAGCAAAAAGGATGGGAAGCAGACGACTACACGGGTATTTCAACAAAGGGGTTGGTAGCTAACACGGGTGCTAACACTCATGGGATcctacagcacagaaacaatgGCTAGCAATAAGGTTAACCTTGCTTCATGCAAGGTTAGCTTCTCTGTCAAGGTTACCATTGAATTTACATGATGAACTATAGCccccagtttgtgcctctcatATATTACCATTGTATTTCAGTCACACACCCGAGCACTTAGCTCTTTGAATGTAATGATAATATACATTAGGAACAAACTGCTATGTGAACTAGTAACCTGATCTATCTGTCAAGTGCAAAACTATCCAGAGGTTCCTGGTGATATACTATAAACACAATATTGCCTTTATTTCAACTCTCACTTTTCTAAGGTATGGCTTTTGCTCTGAGAGATTGCTGTATATCACATGACGTGAAAGACCGACCTTCGTGGACATTGTCCTCATTTCATCTATGTTCACAATGCAGACCTGCAAACAGGAACCACTGCTcggatctgttttttttctttttgaatgatAGATTTTTACGAACATGAGCtgtttagcaaaaaaaaaaaaaaaaaagaagaagaaaaaatgccTGTACAGAGTGGGTACCACTCCTGTGTGCTGATAAAAACCCAGTATGTTTTTCATACTGATTAGAAAACATTTACATCAATATATCATGTTTCACCTAAACTAGAGCACTTTAAGCAATGTGAACATGATGTATGAGGAACTGCTTATcagtataataaaaaaaaacatacaaaaaacagATGTATTGACTGCACCATGAATacatttcacactgaaataacCAAAGTAGTCCAACAGAACACGCCATGATTATATGCTTAAGAAATGTTACGTGTCCCTCATGGATAGAAAGAGAGCATGGCTTCTTAATGACAGGGCAAATTCGATTGGGGCCCCCAAAAGTGCTTTACTGTAAGACTGATACGAGCTCTCAGCTATTTCTGTTACGTCTGCAAGTCCCACCACACTTCCTGCTGCAAGAGTCActtggaaagagagaggaaatgagattGCGTGAGCGTTTGTGTAAGTTAGAGGAAGAGCCAAAGTCGAGGTATGGTTAACAAAGGTCAGACAAAAAGGATTAACTCAGCGTGAAACAATGGGTTCAGCTGAAGCCCGAGCAGAGAATTTTTCAAAAGATACCGCTTGAGGTCAGAGGAAGGGGAAGTGCAACAGGAGGAGGAACATGACAGCAGGCAACTCATCAACAACTTCTGTAAATGGCCGCGCTGACTTTTTTAAGCCACATTACTCAAATGTTTTACGGAACATGTGTTCTCCTGGGTACCAACACCTTTCCTCTGTCCTCAAGTATACAGCCCCTAGAGGTAGTTATTATCCCCACTGCTCAGACATCCTGTTGGAGCATGCTGGAACAGCTCAGGGGAAAGAGCTGGCAAGGTCTTCCAATATCCACTCAACCAGACAGCCACCCTGTGGTGAGCTCAGAATATAATCCTTTCATCTCCCGTTGTCCCCGATTTCCCCTCGTGAAAGCTTGAAAAATGCTCCCAAAAGGAGATGGAACATATGAGGGACTTGAAATCGGATGGGAAATATTGTTCCACTGGTGAGCTTCTCTTTGTGGCATGGCTCTGTATGCATGTGCAAATCTTCCTTCACAGTTGACAtgattgaccaaaaaaaaaaaaaaaaaaaaagtctgtttgaTCAGTGACATTTCAGGTGTTTCTTGATGTGCTCCTTTGCTAGCTGGTCTCTCTGAGGTCCGTAGATGCAGTTGGCACGCCAGGAGAACCACACgatgatggagatgatggtGGTCTGCAGGAGGAGCATCACCCCATAGGTGGACGCTATGGTAGGCCCAGGTAGGCGAGAGAGGGTGGCGAAGGGCAGCAGCAGAGTCGGGCTAAGCAGGATGGCCCTCACCTCAGCCTTGATCATGTGGAGTTCGTCCAGGATGGATAAAAACGTGCAGCAGTGGAACCACTGGTGGCTGTGCCCCCAGATGTCGAAGCGGCCCGGGGCCAGCCGCTCTGGGAACTTGCTGATGTTGAAGACGGCAGACACCAGCAGCCAGAGGCAGTGGCGATAGAAGAAGGTGGGCATGGAAGTGGAGGCAGCAAAGGAGGAGGTGGCGTTGGAATAAGGCGATCTGGTGAGGAGGCGATAGAAGACTGGTGTGGAAGAGATGAGGAAcgggaggaggaagacaagggTTCGGATGACGTATCGATGCTGCCTCCACCTCTGGCGAGTATTGCAGCAAGATAAGACGCAAATGATGGCTACGACACACGCACATGGGATGTAGAAGGTCTCAAAGAACACACTGAATTCTGGGATTGCATAGGATGATGTAACTGCCTCTGCAGGTTCATGTTTCAAATCCATATGAGAGTCATTATGGGTTCCCGTCTCCACCAGCCCTGCTCGCGGGTGGATGTAGTAGTAGTATGCCAATGATGAGCCAACAGTGTAGGCGCTGATAGTGCCATAATCCACAAAGAAGCAGACTTCTCTGACCACCAGGGACATAGAGTTGAGCAGGTGGGCCATGCTGCTAGCCATTAGCAGACAGAACACCCCAATAAAGTAGTTCCACAATGGGTAGAAGAACGGGTCGTCACCAGGTGGTGCACCTTCCCAACCAAACACCTCCACAAAGTAgtatgaaaaaatgaaaactgggaGGAAGTGCGTCCAGAAGTTGCCTGTTTCATTTGTAGGCCTGAATGCTGACAGTAAGCAATCTCTCAGGCTGTAGTTTGGGAAGCGGTAGCCAGTCAGGATGAAGTTTTCTATGACCCGAGGTGGCACATCTGTATGCCTCAGCAGAGGTAACGGCTGACCACAGTTCAGAAGCATGATGGCAACAGTTTGTGTTGCTGAcagcaccccccaccccccccctccaaaaaaactCTCTTTTTATTGCTtggcttgtttatttattgctgATCACAGCATATTTAGTGATCACTACCATACAATCTGTTGCTCGTGAATGGATAAGGCATCATACAAGCTGCTTCAGCTCAAAAAGACCTTTCAGCCCTGCTCTTCTTTGGACCTTTGATCCCGGCTCCACTGCCAGCCTCGTGAACTGTAGACTAATCTACAGAGCAGAGCCGGTGTATACTCCAACAGCATACAGGGGCAGAATGGCAGGGAGACTGTAGTACCCAGAAGCCTCAGGCCACCTGCCTGATTAATTTTCCTTTTGGTTTCCTCTTTGACCCCCGAGCGTGACAGAAAGGTCAGCAAAACATCCAGCACGTAATCCTTATCATGTTGTTGCTCCCTTATTTTGCATAGGACATGATCTGCAGGGATGATTCCTCTGTGTTCAGTCATACGCACATTCACGTGTCTTGTTATGCATAGTTCTGCAGcagcaaataaaactgaaggtCACTTGTTACTGTGTTACAAGGTTGAACAGCGCGTCAGTGTCCAATGAATCCATCCAGCAGAGATGTCCTGGAGATGCGTCCATTAAGCTGTGTGGTATGTAGGTCATGCTGGCCATGGCTGCTATATCAGGCTACCGCAGGCTTCTGTCCGTCTTGTTGTTCCCGGTCCTTCAGCCTGTATCCACGTCCGACTTTCAATTCATCCAGCTCCCATTCCGTTGCAATGCAGGGCGCCGCAGAGCAGAATAAATCCCCCGGAGACTGacgggaaagaaaaaaaaccgtAGAGTGAGCCGGTGTTCAGTCCGTTTAACGCAAGGTCATGTTTAAACTCGGCGTTATGTAACCGGGGATTTCAACATATATTTCGCGAGTGGAAGCCAGTGCGCGGCCGTGAGCGCTGAACCCTGAGAGCCTGCAGCCAGCCGGCATTTCAGCCGTACAGTGAGGAGGACGGGGAGACTGTTTGACAGGTACCAGCGTCAAGTTACACGCACGATAACGCCCGGGTTTCCGGGTTTgagtttcagaataaaacacatcGGTTGTGATGCAACACCTCAGAGGCCATGTTGCTGGTTTGCAGAGAAATTTGCGTTATTGGCATGACCAGTCATTCGTAAATCAGTAGGCTACAATGtagtaaatgtaattttaacagaaaataaggaaaaaaagcaaccaATGAATaacaaattcagtttttcagcACTGTGATATTGTCCTGAAATTCTTCAAatcatcctcctctttttgAATATCATTGGATCTTTACTTATTCCTCTGTGATTGTAATAACCATTACACGCCATCTTAGAATATAGTTCCTTTTGTTTAATGCTTAATTTTTGTATCATGGTATTACACTTTTATACTTGTGGGCTATATTATACAGTACATAGTGTAGTAGTGTAGTAAAGTCCaaacatttgtcttttaaatTGCATTCTGGATTATCACACTCACCCTGTAAACATCATTTATGTTTATAATACTGTGATTAGAATGCTAACTtgaatttgggggaaaaaagacaaaaaaaaaaaaaacggggcattttattttgaaggcaaaCTCACTTCGTTTCCGGCCTCGTTCCAGTTCACTGTGTAGCTTGAGGCAGTCCAGCAGAGTACAGAGTTAATCTAAAGCCTTAATTATTCTGGTTTTCTTCCCCCTTCCTTCCTtgtagttttcttttatttgttccGTTCTGTCAGAATCAGGACAGATGGAAACTGTAGCCAGGCTAACCGTGCCGTGCCGTGCTAACGGTTTCCCCCGTCATCTGCTTTACATGCACAGTGTGTCCCTGTTGAGTAATCCTGTTAGGGcaccaccactgctccccccccccccccccccccccccccgcccccccactcccctcttcctctgtgccTTTGAATATCTCAGCCTTTTACAAAGTACCATATCCTGTCCAGCTTTGTTTAGcggacacacacagtgtccatAATGCTACAGCAGTGAGTCACCAGCAATGTTTATACGGGACTTTTCATATATCACAAAGATATACAATATATATTACAAGCTGGACTATgtaacacacatatatatgtgtattaTATGCCAGTGTGTATTCTACTGTATATTAGTGCCTACTTGTCTTTCTAGTAATAAATCAAATTGCCAGCTTTCCCAACATAGAAACAGCACCTGAGACAATTTATTTTGAGAGGAAATGAAGTGTGGCTTTCCTTATCATGTCCTGTATATCCGTCAACCAGGCCCAAAGGCAAGAAACCCTGCCCACCCACCTTTCCGCTCCCCCTCGAGCACTGGCCAGATGTCAGGAAGTCTTTGAAGCGGCAATTTTAGCAGGATGGGGTGGAGGGcacggtggtggtggtggtggtggtggaatgGCCATTTTTCCCCAAAGTCCCCCCCTGAGGAACAAGAAGCAGACCGCACTTCAGTGCACAGCAGACTGGGAGGGAGCCACAACATGCCTTTTTAATTAGTGATTGACAGGCACTAATGATTTAATGGACATGGAGCCACGCTGATAGCTCGCTATAATGACATAATGGACATGAAGGGGTGGGTAGTTTTTACATTAAAGACCCCAAAGAAATACTGACATTTGGTGGACACACTCGAACTGAAACCTTACACTCTGTGGAACATTGTTGGGATGTTCTACGGAGCGGAACATCCCCAACAATACCTGTTATAGTATACGTTCAAGGTCAAGTGGGAACATTTCCTTGGAAGgactttttaaaacaacagtgtgactcactcAGTGACTCATGATGGTCTCTCTGCAGGAACCATGAAAAAGGTCCTCAGAGCTGGTTCTGTCCTCAGCACTTTGACCTACGAACAGAATCATGAAAAGCTCTTTCTTTGAAGTGCAGGAGATTTGAGTTAAAGCCAGTCACTTGACTGGTCATGTTTTTGCTGCCTTTAAATATTTATGTcctccagcaataaaaaaaaaactcctcctCCACTCACTCTTTTCATTTAGAGACAGAGCGTTTTCTTTCCCTTCGTTTTGGCCTCTCTGTGTTGCTGGGCGGCTGCCCTTCGTCTCCCTGCGAGTCAGGTGTAGTGACTCTGCAGTAGGAGGTTGCGGGTGCTGAACGTTTGCCAAAGGCTTGTAGATAAGGTGGGAGATGAAGCCGTTGGGGAAATGATGggatgaagaaaaaagaaagaaagagcagtgGAGGATGAAAACGTAACAGAGAACAGAGATCAGTCAAAACTTTTCATAGCTGAGAGCAATTATTCCACACTGATTGCTGCAGATCCGCGGTAACACGCAGCACGGTCAGAACATGCCCAAGAAACAGGGACTTTTCCAGCTGATGAGTCACAGAGTTTATATGATGGTAGATGGTAGTCTTCCTGTGTATTTAGTCTCTTCAGGTTCAACTTTTGAACACTGAACAGAAAGGACAGATCTGCACATACATCAGTGCTTgaactggaaaataaaaagacgTGGAAATTAAACTAGAATCTGCATTGTTTGAAGCACGGTTCTGTATTATGGAACCACACCTCTGAATCCTGAGTCTGATGGACACTTAAAGTAACACTTACAAACACTGTGTATATCCCCGTGAGGAGCTCTGAAGCTGATCTGATCTGCTGCCGGCCATGTTTGTCATTATAAccagtgaaagcagcagctaACTCAGCTCAACTTAAAGCAATGTCAGAACAGTTAAAGCCTCCTCACCGTGGCAGCCTGTTGTCCCCTCCGTTGATGCGCAGCGGCCAGTGGAAGGGGTTGATCTCTGGCGGGGAGACAGCGCCCACCCTGTGGCCTTTGTTCATCACCTCCTGACTTGTCTCACATCTCAGCTCGCTG
The sequence above is drawn from the Toxotes jaculatrix isolate fToxJac2 chromosome 23, fToxJac2.pri, whole genome shotgun sequence genome and encodes:
- the paqr9 gene encoding membrane progesterone receptor epsilon, which produces MLLNCGQPLPLLRHTDVPPRVIENFILTGYRFPNYSLRDCLLSAFRPTNETGNFWTHFLPVFIFSYYFVEVFGWEGAPPGDDPFFYPLWNYFIGVFCLLMASSMAHLLNSMSLVVREVCFFVDYGTISAYTVGSSLAYYYYIHPRAGLVETGTHNDSHMDLKHEPAEAVTSSYAIPEFSVFFETFYIPCACVVAIICVLSCCNTRQRWRQHRYVIRTLVFLLPFLISSTPVFYRLLTRSPYSNATSSFAASTSMPTFFYRHCLWLLVSAVFNISKFPERLAPGRFDIWGHSHQWFHCCTFLSILDELHMIKAEVRAILLSPTLLLPFATLSRLPGPTIASTYGVMLLLQTTIISIIVWFSWRANCIYGPQRDQLAKEHIKKHLKCH